The following are from one region of the Chloracidobacterium sp. genome:
- the dnaK gene encoding molecular chaperone DnaK gives MSKIIGIDLGTTNSVVAVMEGGEPVVITNAEGGRTTPSVVAFTKDGNRLVGQVAKRQAVTNPENTLYSIKRFMGRKFDEVQGEVKQVPYKVEKASNGDVRINADGKQYSPPEIAAMVLQKLKQSAEDYLGSKVEKAVITVPAYFNDAQRQATKDAGKIAGLEVLRIVNEPTAAALAYGLDKKKDEVIAVFDFGGGTFDISVLEVGEGVVEVKSTNGDTHLGGDDVDEVLIKWIIDEFKKDQGIDLTSDKMALQRLKESAEKAKVELSSAMETEINLPFITADASGPKHLVMKLTRSKFEQLAEPILKRLMPPVEQAIKDAGLTPKDIEEIVLVGGSTRIPRVQEMVKEFFGKEPNKSVNPDEVVALGAAVQAGVLGGEKTDILLLDVTPLSLGIETLGGVTTPMIARNTTIPTRKSEIFSTASDNQTSVEVHVLQGERPMAADNKTLGKFHLVGIPPAPRGVPQVEVTFDIDANGIVNVSAKDVGTGREQKITITATSGLSKDEIDRMMKDAESHAGEDEKKKAEIEARNRLDGLVYSVEKTFSENKEKLDAEAIGEVEAAIAESKSALAGTDTDAMNNAYERLQTASHKIAEVLYSQAGSATPTDSGNEQASSATAGADGDSASASSDDNVIDAEYVDVEEEKKD, from the coding sequence AGGAATCGATCTGGGAACGACGAACTCGGTCGTCGCCGTTATGGAAGGCGGCGAACCGGTCGTTATCACAAACGCCGAAGGCGGCCGCACGACGCCGTCGGTCGTCGCGTTTACCAAGGACGGTAACCGTCTCGTCGGCCAGGTCGCAAAGCGGCAGGCGGTGACGAACCCCGAAAACACGCTTTATTCGATAAAGCGTTTCATGGGCCGCAAGTTCGACGAGGTCCAGGGCGAGGTCAAACAGGTGCCCTACAAGGTCGAAAAAGCCTCGAACGGCGACGTCCGCATCAATGCCGACGGCAAGCAGTACAGCCCGCCTGAGATCGCCGCGATGGTACTGCAGAAGTTGAAACAGTCGGCCGAAGATTATCTTGGTTCGAAGGTCGAAAAGGCGGTAATTACGGTACCAGCATATTTTAACGATGCTCAGCGTCAAGCAACGAAAGACGCCGGCAAGATCGCCGGCCTCGAGGTTCTTCGTATTGTCAACGAACCGACCGCAGCTGCCCTGGCTTACGGCCTCGACAAAAAGAAAGACGAGGTCATCGCCGTATTCGACTTTGGCGGTGGAACTTTCGATATTTCGGTGCTTGAGGTCGGTGAAGGCGTCGTCGAGGTCAAATCGACGAACGGAGACACTCACCTTGGCGGCGATGACGTTGACGAAGTGCTCATCAAATGGATCATAGACGAGTTTAAGAAAGATCAGGGCATCGACCTGACCAGCGATAAGATGGCGCTTCAGCGGCTGAAAGAATCGGCCGAGAAAGCCAAGGTCGAACTTTCGTCTGCGATGGAGACCGAGATCAACCTACCGTTCATCACGGCGGATGCTTCCGGGCCAAAACACCTAGTGATGAAACTGACGCGATCGAAGTTCGAGCAGTTAGCTGAGCCGATCTTGAAACGGCTCATGCCGCCCGTCGAACAGGCGATCAAAGACGCTGGTTTGACCCCGAAGGACATTGAAGAGATCGTTCTCGTGGGTGGTTCGACCCGCATTCCAAGAGTCCAGGAAATGGTCAAGGAATTTTTCGGCAAAGAGCCGAACAAATCGGTTAATCCCGATGAGGTCGTCGCTCTCGGTGCGGCCGTACAGGCAGGCGTTTTGGGCGGTGAGAAGACCGACATTCTGCTTTTGGACGTTACACCGCTCAGCCTCGGCATCGAGACGCTCGGAGGCGTTACTACGCCGATGATCGCGCGTAACACGACGATCCCTACACGCAAGAGCGAGATCTTTTCGACCGCATCCGACAACCAGACGTCGGTCGAGGTTCACGTGCTTCAGGGCGAACGGCCGATGGCCGCTGACAACAAGACGCTCGGCAAGTTTCACCTGGTCGGCATCCCGCCGGCACCTCGCGGTGTGCCGCAAGTGGAGGTCACGTTCGACATCGACGCCAACGGCATCGTGAACGTCTCGGCGAAGGATGTCGGCACCGGCCGCGAGCAGAAGATCACGATCACCGCGACCTCGGGCCTCTCAAAGGACGAGATCGATCGGATGATGAAGGACGCAGAGTCGCACGCCGGCGAAGACGAAAAGAAAAAGGCCGAGATCGAAGCACGAAACCGTTTGGACGGTTTGGTTTACAGCGTCGAGAAGACTTTTTCGGAAAACAAGGAGAAGCTCGATGCCGAGGCGATAGGAGAGGTTGAGGCCGCGATCGCGGAATCGAAATCTGCACTCGCGGGCACCGATACGGATGCGATGAACAACGCGTACGAACGGCTCCAGACCGCTTCGCACAAGATCGCCGAAGTACTCTACAGCCAGGCCGGCAGCGCGACACCGACCGACAGTGGAAATGAGCAGGCATCGTCGGCAACCGCGGGAGCCGACGGCGACAGTGCGTCTGCTTCGTCGGATGACAATGTCATCGATGCCGAATACGTCGACGTTGAAGAAGAAAAGAAGGACTAA